CTATTGTCTTTCGTAAACTAACGGGCTGCACAAAAGATCTAATGAAGGACAGTGGTCCTTAATACCCTCCCAATTCTAATCTCATTGTATAGCGTATATTCTAGGCTATAGTATAATCGCTATTCCAGACTTGTTATacggatttttttttataaaaaaggcatTAATCTAAGAACACTTGTATTTCCCATCAAAAGTCAATTTTTAGCAGAAAGGATTTATTATTTGGATAAGAATCTAAAGATAATGTCGATGTGATTGGAAGCGCTGGTTATCTTTTCAGTGGGTATTTTAATAACTATGAATCATCACacaaattaatcaattttatgcTAAAACTTTTGTAGTGAAAATGTCTTAATAGTatacacacaaatacacataaaaattaaaattaattaccaTAATACTGGCACTAGTCATCTTGATGGATTAGTTAATATTCACggcaaaagaaaatatattaaatagatttaatacaaaatcctttgtaaacaaatttccaaaatttgttaaaaaaaaatcagtacgGAACTAAACAAATGGGCGGTATACACGAACTTTTAACAGCGGTATTTTCCGTTCCGAATTAGTGACAAAACTGAACTGGATGAATGATGGAGATAGAAATTTACTAGGTGAACAaagaataaatgtatttaataattagaaatataaaaacaaaaaccagtcacccatacatttttaaaaatctcggaaatatattaaacagatacttattaaatatgaaaaaaaagaactatatTATGACGTATTTAtccacaaaaataaattaaattttttgggtTCTAGATGACAAGGAAATTATACACAAGTAAAATACTACAGAGACTAGaacaagtaaaaaaagaaaacattttaaataaatatttactttggaAATCCACTAtaattcaccaaaaaaaaaaaaacgaaaaaagtccAAACACAACAAGTTCAGCATGATTAGACCCCATAACCATTTATTTCCCAGTCATCATTGCCAGCAGCAGCTCACTTAAAAATGTTGccaaaaataacagaaaacacaaaaaccacctacaaaacaataatcaacgacagtaataacaacaacagcagcaacatgcAATTAGAGCTGAAAAATACTATTAAACAGCAAATAATAGACCAGTCACCACCACTGTGCAAGAATCACCGAACATGCCATGCcgactttaaaaataattatttttttcataatttccattattttcttttgccccaacaacaaacaaaatattattttaaattttcggaaaatatttcattaaatataaaaagctgGACAGCCAGACAAACGGtcaaatgttcaataaatacaCTCATACACATAACAACACAACAGAAAGGATGTCAACGTCAAAttagatacaaaaaaaattaaattaaattatactaAATAATGAACCAGAgagtaaacatacatatatctgcAACAGATATCCAAACATGAGTATGGAAAAGCACTAACATCCTCACAAACAATAGTCCCTCATTGTCCATTATTATTTGGCACAAATCTCAAGATTTTgtcattcatttttttatattaaggtACGAAGAAAGACAAAAAACGAACGATATATTgcacaaatacaataaataaaacaagtaagaaagtatagtcgggcttggCTGTCCATACGATACCCTACACTAATcagtatgtttaaaatgtggattatttttgaaaaaaataaagaatttaatttgtttttgaactttatttcggaatatttttacttattgttgacagaaaaaaatattttctacaagagggtaatcgtgttattagtatTTCTATGTTAATCTTGAACtccaagtcattttctgaaggggagtttgtatggttGCTAGAAACAAATGATGCCCGATCATTACagaaatcggtagtgtcatgtTGTAGTTGTATTGAACTACAATATCAAAGACCCTATTCGAAGGGCACGGTTGTATAAGAGCTAGGCGAAAAAATGAACCGTTTGGACCAAGAGAAGCGTATGtgccaaattatcttgaaaattgcaaccaTGGATTCTCAGACAGgcaaacagacggacggacggacatagctaaatcaactcagaaagtgaATCTGtctggtctagactatagtctagtttatcgtctagactttagtctagtttatagtccggggtatagtctagactatagattagttcatagtccagaatataattaagactatagtACATACTATAATCTGGCAATCTAAACTATATTGCAGATTATGTTTCGTTCcaaagtccagactttagtctagtctatagcccaaattataatttagtctaaaatgcagactatagtccaacaaacaatctagtctatattccagactgtcTTCCAGATAATAGTCTGTAATCAAGtatattgtgtagtctataatccagactatagtctagtccttagtcaggactatagcccagactataatctagtctatagcccagattataatctagtctatagtccagactatagtatagtctatagtccagactatagtctagactatagtccagactatagtctagtctatagtccagactatagtctagtctatagtccagactatagtctagtctatagtccagactatagtatagtctatagtccagactatagtctagtctatagtccagactatggtctaatctatagtccagactatagtctaatctatagtccagactatagtctattctatagtccagactatagtctagtctatagttaacactatagtctagtctatagttaacactatagtctagtctatagttaacattatagtctagtctagagttaacactattgtctagtctatagttaacactatagtctagtctatagttaacactatagtctagtctatagttaacactatagtctagtctatagttaacactatagtctagtctatatttaacactatagtctagtctatagtccacgctatagtatagtctatagtccacgctatagtctggtctaaattcaagactataatctgggcTATATCGcaaactatagcctagtctattgtccataTAATTGTTTAGTCTTTTGTCCAGACTCTTtttgtattctagtctatagtccacccTATAGATAAACCTATGGTCTGGACGTTGGACAAGACTATGGTCTATACTAAAGACAATAGTCAAGGTAGCCCAGACTATGTTCTTGTCTATTTTATAGACAAGTCTTCTTATAGTCCGAACTATAGGCAACATATAAGTTGTAACATAACAGTCTTTATTCTAAAGTATAGACTGTAGTCATAAGCTAGACGAAAGTCTATGGTATTGGTTATAGACCACAGTGTACACTGGAATCATTTCTAATTTCTTTATTCCTCACTATAGATTAaacatgtctatagtcttgtccatatcATACTGGAATGTTTTCTTTGATTCAGATCAAAGTCTTGTTTATAAGCCAGATTATTATCTAGTATGTACTTTAAATTGTTCAAATGCATCAGATTATAGTATCGTccatggtctggactatagtcttgtctacaggcaataatatagtctattctgttgcccagtttatagtcttgtctatggtacttttttaaattcaatgccaattttttttaaatgtataattctttaaactaataaattttattataaaacacttAACAAAGGCAACTTCGCTTTTCCTCTCCCCACCATGACACTTGTTCCAGCCTATCAAATATTAATTGTGCTGTCAACAAACTAAAAACACATTCAATAAAATGACACTTGAAATATTCGTattatcaaagaaaaaaatcacatttaaaatattttattaaaaatagtttatgtcaaaaaacatttagttttagttgATTGGtacaaattacttttaaaacaaaagtaaaatatataaatagaaattaagttttatgctttttgttttgttgttgtagagggacacacaaatatatacttttttcagAAACagctataaatataattttaaaacaattgtaaaaaaaaacacacaataaaattaaagaaatagaaataaatgcatttggtttatttgaaataatagaaaaaaattgcaaactcaaaaaactaaaagataaaTGAAATACACTTTCATTATAAACTTGACCTCTTGAAacgacaagaaaaaaaaatcacatcatTATGTTGAGATGAATATTTCTAACATTGCactacatgcatatgtatatatttacattgtttataaattatgttatgtttttattacaGTCAAGGCTAAAAGTTTGGGAACATTTAGAATTCCGCTTATGTTTAATAACGTTCATCAGAGCGGCAAGGGTCTACCAAAGATTGGACAAAAACTATAGCATCTTTTCTCAATTGAATTGgtttaaataatttgcataaaaaattgattttgataaccattcaaattttctttatttgacaACGATCCACAGAGAAATAATATCTcccaacaaaaacaatacataaAAAGGCTAACCTAGTAAccgcatttttaattaatactcTTCTCAATAGACAAATATGTGTTCACATGTGTTAAGGAAATTTTACTCCAATTGTTCATTTTATGCGTATATTTTTAGCCAGTTGCAGAAATATCTGCTTCTATGTTTAGAATTCTATTCCCTAAAAATTTTCTCtcgattttattgttgtttgttttaattgtttcaaTGATGCCTTTTGAacaagtattttaaattataccatttacaaataaatatatttttcacatttgttgttttcttttctgcTTCCAATTCTATTGTTTATAATAAGATTTGAGTGGCTAAATTGTGGGCAATTTTATTGCCAAGAATTTTTTCTATGGTACAATAATGTaaataacatgtttttttacaataagCCAGATAATggtaattcatttaaaatttgctCGTTCTTGTTTAATGGGTGGTATTTGCAGTTAAGGCAATTGTCTGTAaaaatttgtactaaaaataatgcataatcaattaatacaaatataattgtCCAGACCATAGATTATAGCCCTGACTATATTTAAGACAAAAGTCCAGATGGTCTAGTGTAGAGACCattgattagattatagactagactatagacaggactatagactagactataggctagactataggctagactagactatagactagactatagactagactagactatagactagactatagactagactatagactagactatagactagactatagactagactatagactNNNNNNNNNNNNNNNNNNNNNNNNNNNNNNNNNNNNNNNNNNNNNNNNNNNNNNNNNNNNNNNNNNNNNNNNNNNNNNNNNNNNNNNNNNNNNNNNNNNNactagaactgaactagaactgaactagaactgaactagaactgaactagaactgaactagaactgaactagaactgaactagaactgaactagaagtgaactaaaactttttttttaattttaaccaaataatttaattttgtttaagttttagcATTAAGTTAAGCGATTTATATGAAGctattggaaaaaataaaaatggctGCCAGGAGAAACTATGCCAAATAGCCTGTACGAGTGTTGTAAATGTATATGCAGCTGTACACGAAGTCGTCAAGGTAAAATAGTAAGCAAGTAAAGTAATTACAAATCTTatcaaatgaatatttttctaGGCAAGTTCCTGTCCCTCTTTCGATGCACTTATACTAGAGAAACAAGATTTTCCCATGGgtgttttaaagaattattgGTTGGCTTCCAATATTACATTCTACGAAGTTTCAATACGTTTCGGCAATAtcaccaaaataaaaagtagtgCTTTCAATTCACCACTTTTTCGTAATACATTTGTACTTTCACTGGCCCATATGAATATAACAAAAGTAGAGAGTGGTGCTTTGTTGGGACTTTACAGTCTCAGGTATTTGACTATCAAGTCACATATACAAAAGTTAGCACCATCCATCTTCCAACCGGTACAGACGACTTTgatgaatttgaaattaaatgcaaatttaagAATTAATGGAAATGGCAGTCTGTTCGGTGTAAGCTATATGcccaatttaatatatttggatttaagtaataatattttcaatggTTCCCTGAGCAAGCACTTATTCAAGTCTATgccaaatttgaaatatttagccATAACTGAAAGTCAAATAGAGCATATAGAGGAAGATGCATTTgaagatttaaaagaaaagttggCGTTTGTAAATCTTTCGAAAAATTTGTTGACCACTTTGTCGGCAACTGTTTTGGAACCCATACTTGTGACTCAAGGGGTAGCCATGTTAAATTTGGCCAATAATTATTGGATTTGTAGTTGTCAGCTGCAAGACTTGGCTAACCTTTATAAGGAATATCGCCAACAGTTTATGGAAGTATTGTACTGCAAAGCTCCTCATCATTTGTATGGCGTATCACTGGATGAAGTTGACTTTGAAGAGGAAAATTGTTTAGTAACAGGTACAACCCAACAAGACACAGTAGAAGAAAAAGAACTGGAGACGGTGACAGAACCTGAAACTTCGACTATTGAGTCTACTACCTCAAAAAATGATGGTAGTGGTAGTAGCTCGCCTGTAGAGAACAGTAGTGATTATGTACAATCTAATGAATTGTCATCAACTGAatcttctaaaattttaaaaatgcgtTGCTTTGATCCCAATGCATCTGGTCAAACTTCACGAGAAGCGAATATTTTGCCCTCCGATGAACCAGTTGAATCTAGTGTTGAATTATTTAGTGATAATTCCGAACATTTGCAATTACCAGCTCCCACATATGATTTTGAATTACACCTAATACCTGAAAACAATAGTGTGATTGTCAGCATAAGTACACCTTCGCAATTTGGCATTTTGGTCATTTGGTTTAGTGAACAATTGGAATCATCGGTTATTGTTTACGATGAAACTTCTTTGGATTACGAATGTAAACGTTATGATGCACCCGACTTAATTGTTGGTCCACTGCAGGAAAATACCACctatacattttgtttgttgGGTGCTATGGAGAATGATATTTCACCCTTTGATTGTTTGCCTTTACATGTACCGCTTAAGCGGCAGGAAAACATATGGATATCAGAggataataaacaatttacgaTTGGCATGTTATGTTTGATATTTCTATTATCTACCATAGCTGGGGCATTGATTGCTTACTTTGGCATTAAGGCATATCCGGATCTCTTAGAGGGCtctaaaaatgttttagttgttAAGAAACCCGATCAGGCTTGTTATGTGGCAACTATTTCCGAAACAGAATATCAAAAGCAGAATTCACTTAAGAAGAGAAAACCCTCGACCAAGGAGTTGACCATAAAGAAACAATCTTCTATTAAGTAAGTTTATATAATATgtagaaataatttttctttaatcggTAAAAACTCTACCAATTTAGACTTCCTCTACCCGATACACCACCTGCTGAAGCATCACCCTCACCCTATCGCATGTCCGTTAAAGACTTAGAGAGATTATCTAGTTTAAAATCATCTTCCACTTGCTTTGAAGACACCTTTCCCAACTATAATTTCGCCGATGACGAGTATGAAACCCCCAAAGTATGCAACGATGAATATACAGCCGAACAACGTAGTATTCCAAATATGTATGGCATGAGTCCAAGATCTCCACCTCCTCTACCCAAACGTAATTCGAATGTCTCAAATAGTCCCACTTTGGTGATAAATCGTTTTTCCAGTAATGTTGATTAGGCAAATTGGAAATTAtggaaaatgtaatattttttatgtaaaattataaaaaataaaagtaaattaataacaaaatgtaattgaatcaagcaaaaaaagttttgaaatgcAATTTCACTCAGAATTTggtatcaaataaaaagaacatctctCCTATTACAAGCCTGTGTTAATATCATCACTTCTTCAAgcctttttcagtacttccatggaaaaaattctacttctttttcgtttttttggaAGTTCTCTTTTTTGCTGGGTGAGTAAGCTATATAAGAAGTCGAAAAGATGACCAATTCACCTCATAAATAGATTTATTAGATTGATGAATATTCCCTAgaaatttcaaacataaattcCATATTCTAAGAGACTTGCAAATTAAGTGCTCGACCGTCTCTAGTACCTTTGCATATTCGGATATCATTCAATATAATCCGTAAACTGTAGCCTATCCAATCCTataagtttcttgacaatttccACACCAAGTGTTGGTCACAAGGCCTTCGATATTTTACATTCTAGTAACACAACACTAGTTTATGATGACAACGATGCGGTCGAAATTCAATTCACTGTCTTCGATAGATTCGTTAAGTCAGGCAAGGAGTAGCTACCTAGCAGATTCATTCAGTATTTTCTTACGGGTCAGTGACAGAGGAAGTGAGTTATGCTCACTTCTATATCTTCATCGTGGTACCTCCTGCATAGCTTTCTTGCACGGAGCCCAAAGAGCCAGTGATCTTGCCTGCATGCAGGTGGCCGCAGTAGACATCAGCACTGCGCAAGCTCTTATAGCCTATCACGTGTAGAGTGTTTGCAGGTTGAGAGCGCTATGCCGGCGAAAGGGTCAGTATGATCTCTTGAAAAGAGAGAAACCCAGTTTGGCAGGCGAGTTAGGAACTTGTACTGTCATATTGCGAAATGTTTCTCATCTCATTAAGCAATGCCCGGCATTCTAGGACTAAGTACGATGTTGTGTTGATACCACTTAGAACACTAAGCGTTAAATCGTAATCTACTAAATCTGCTCGTGTTTACATTAAATACTGAAGATATATCAAAAAGTTAAATGTGGATCAAAAGGTCATTTGGTTATGTTACCGTGGGATCGCAAATTGTTAGTTTGCTATTACAAATTCTACTatcgtttattaaaaaaaggtagtAGAACAAACTACCTAAGCAGTTTTGCTCAATtattcaatataaattaatttaattattttcaaatattcaacAGCAAAAAAcccgaaaaatatatttttataaacataacaacgtaatttgtaaaataacttTAAGAAATGGTAAGTACAAGATGTGCATTAAATTCGCTTCACGTATCGAAAGAAACAAATTCGACACTTTTGAATcaaattcaataatttaatacaaattaattcTTCTCTATATTCAGAATACCAACGACCAAAATCAAAACGGATCATTATCCGCTGAAATCTATGCACCCTTTATACCTATGACACCCAAATCATCTGATGGCGATTTCATTAGAGAGCATCATCCATCAACTAAAAACATATCAACGAAAAACATGATGAAACAAGCCATTAAAGCTCTAGCCCAGAATTCTCGCAAAGGTTTTTCGCTGGCGAGTATACGAAAATATATTATGGATAATTTTCTTCATACCACAAGCGATTTAAAACATCGTATGCcctttatgaaaaaaatctttaaaactgcTCTCGAAACCGGTGAAGTAGTTAGTGTTAAAGGTATTGGTTTAAATGGTTCATTTAGAGTTCCAGCTAC
The window above is part of the Lucilia cuprina isolate Lc7/37 chromosome 6, ASM2204524v1, whole genome shotgun sequence genome. Proteins encoded here:
- the LOC111682861 gene encoding uncharacterized protein LOC111682861, producing the protein MSIFSIKLSDLYEAIGKNKNGCQEKLCQIACTSVVNVYAAVHEVVKASSCPSFDALILEKQDFPMGVLKNYWLASNITFYEVSIRFGNITKIKSSAFNSPLFRNTFVLSLAHMNITKVESGALLGLYSLRYLTIKSHIQKLAPSIFQPVQTTLMNLKLNANLRINGNGSLFGVSYMPNLIYLDLSNNIFNGSLSKHLFKSMPNLKYLAITESQIEHIEEDAFEDLKEKLAFVNLSKNLLTTLSATVLEPILVTQGVAMLNLANNYWICSCQLQDLANLYKEYRQQFMEVLYCKAPHHLYGVSLDEVDFEEENCLVTGTTQQDTVEEKELETVTEPETSTIESTTSKNDGSGSSSPVENSSDYVQSNELSSTESSKILKMRCFDPNASGQTSREANILPSDEPVESSVELFSDNSEHLQLPAPTYDFELHLIPENNSVIVSISTPSQFGILVIWFSEQLESSVIVYDETSLDYECKRYDAPDLIVGPLQENTTYTFCLLGAMENDISPFDCLPLHVPLKRQENIWISEDNKQFTIGMLCLIFLLSTIAGALIAYFGIKAYPDLLEGSKNVLVVKKPDQACYVATISETEYQKQNSLKKRKPSTKELTIKKQSSIKLPLPDTPPAEASPSPYRMSVKDLERLSSLKSSSTCFEDTFPNYNFADDEYETPKVCNDEYTAEQRSIPNMYGMSPRSPPPLPKRNSNVSNSPTLVINRFSSNVD
- the LOC111682860 gene encoding histone H1.1, embryonic-like, with the protein product MNTNDQNQNGSLSAEIYAPFIPMTPKSSDGDFIREHHPSTKNISTKNMMKQAIKALAQNSRKGFSLASIRKYIMDNFLHTTSDLKHRMPFMKKIFKTALETGEVVSVKGIGLNGSFRVPATSPLHKNANKNKRNKERQKRKTAKKVNKRFKVKQGPAVKPKKVKKAKRTFSAKI